CACCGTGGGGAGCGGCAACATCGGCGCGACGAATGCCTTTCGCGTGCTCGGCAAGCCGGCGGGAATCTTCGTGCTCGTCGCCGACGGCCTGAAAGGTTACGCGGCCTGCACCTGGATGGCCGATCCGTTGTTGCACGTGTTCGGCGTGCCGCCGGAGCACGCCATCACGGAGCGGGTCGTGGCGGGCATCATTGCGGTGCTCGGCCACAACTTCACCTGCTGGCTGCGCTTCAAGGGCGGCAAGGGCATCGCCACCACGGCCGGTGTTTATTTCGCGGTCGCGCCGCTGGCGGCCGGCATCGCTCTCGCCGCGTGGACGATTTTCTTCGTTGCGACCCGATACGTCTCCGTCGCGTCGCTTGTGGCGGCGGTGGCGCTGCCGACGGCTGTGTGGGTCACGCAATCCAGCATTCCGCTGGGCGTCGTGACCACCGCCGTGGGCGGGCTCGCCATCTGGAAGCATCGCGGCAACATCGCACGGCTCAAGGCGGGCACCGAAAACCGGATCGTCTTCGGCCGGAAACGGGCGGAAGGAGGGAAGGCATGAGAATCACTGTTCTGGGAGCGGGCGCGTGGGGCGCGGCACTCGCCAAGGTGCTGCATGAAAACGGCAACGCCGTGACGTTGTGGGACATCAACCCCGACCTGCTCGCGGAATTGCGCCAGGGCCGCAGCGAACGCCTGCTGCCCGGCGTGCCATTGCCGACGGACTGGAAGGTGGAAGCGGATTTTGAAAAGGCGGTTGGCGGGCGCGAATGCCTGATCATGGCCATTCCGTCGCAGGCGTTCCGTCAAGTTGCGGCACGGCTCGCCGGCCATCCGGCGATTTTGGTCAGTGTCACCAAGGGCATCGAATATGAAACCGGCGAAACCATGAGCCGCATTTTGCGGGAACATGCACCAGCCAATCGCGTGGCGGCGCTGTCTGGACCGAGCTTTGCCCGGGAAGTTGCGCTCGGCATTCCCACCGCCGTGGTGTGCGCCTGCGAAAGCGACGGCACGGCGCGCACGGTGCAGGGACTTTTTCACCGGCCGGAGTTTCGCATCTACCGCAGCACGGACATTCTCGGCGTCGAATACGGCGGCGCGTTGAAGAACGTCATCGCCATCGCCGCCGGCGTGAGCGACGGCCTTGGCTATGGCGACAACACGAAGGCCGGGCTGGTCACGCGCTCGCTTTCCGAAATGCGCCGGCTCGGCGTGGCCTGTGGCGCGCAGCCGGACACGTTTGCCGGCCTGAGCGGCTTGGGCGATTTGATGCTGACCTGTTTCTCGCGGCAAAGCCGCAATCGCGACCTGGGCGACCGGTTGGGCCGGGGTGAAACGATGGAGGCGATTCAGGCGTCGCACCCGAAACTGGCCGAAGGTCATCCGACGGCGCGTTCGGCGTATCGCCTCGCGCAGGAAAAGGACGTGCCCACGCCGATCATCGATGAAGTCTATCGCGTGCTCTACGAGGGCAAGGATGCGAAGCTGGCGGTGCGGGAATTGATTTCCCGTGCGTTCAAGGCGGAAGACTAATTCTGATCAACTGGCCGCCAGGACGGCCTTGATTTCCCGCAACAACTCGGCGTGTGACTCCACGGCTTTGAACTTCGGAAACTCGCGCTTCACATTTTCCGGCGCATGGATGAGAAAGCCCACATGCGCTTCGCTCAGCATCGCGGTGTCGTTGTAGGAATCGCCGGCCGAGATGACGCGGTAATTCAACAGCTTCAGCGCGGCCACAGCGCGCTGCTTCTGCTCGGGAATGCGCAGTTGATAGCCGGTGACGCGGTCGTTCTCGACGATCA
This DNA window, taken from Verrucomicrobiia bacterium, encodes the following:
- the plsY gene encoding glycerol-3-phosphate 1-O-acyltransferase PlsY, whose protein sequence is MPVLGYILLGLCAYLLGSIPTGYLVACARGIDIRTVGSGNIGATNAFRVLGKPAGIFVLVADGLKGYAACTWMADPLLHVFGVPPEHAITERVVAGIIAVLGHNFTCWLRFKGGKGIATTAGVYFAVAPLAAGIALAAWTIFFVATRYVSVASLVAAVALPTAVWVTQSSIPLGVVTTAVGGLAIWKHRGNIARLKAGTENRIVFGRKRAEGGKA
- a CDS encoding NAD(P)H-dependent glycerol-3-phosphate dehydrogenase; translation: MRITVLGAGAWGAALAKVLHENGNAVTLWDINPDLLAELRQGRSERLLPGVPLPTDWKVEADFEKAVGGRECLIMAIPSQAFRQVAARLAGHPAILVSVTKGIEYETGETMSRILREHAPANRVAALSGPSFAREVALGIPTAVVCACESDGTARTVQGLFHRPEFRIYRSTDILGVEYGGALKNVIAIAAGVSDGLGYGDNTKAGLVTRSLSEMRRLGVACGAQPDTFAGLSGLGDLMLTCFSRQSRNRDLGDRLGRGETMEAIQASHPKLAEGHPTARSAYRLAQEKDVPTPIIDEVYRVLYEGKDAKLAVRELISRAFKAED